The Euleptes europaea isolate rEulEur1 chromosome 2, rEulEur1.hap1, whole genome shotgun sequence genome has a segment encoding these proteins:
- the ARRDC2 gene encoding arrestin domain-containing protein 2: MLFDRVKRLAVVLAEGPAEGAEGSAGPGCAPAFGAGSRVSGRVVLELSGAARLGALGLEARGVARVHWTESRSAGSSTAYTQSYGDRVDFLSHRQPLLDPHDGGQVTVLPAGRHEFPFAFQLPESLATSFEGKHGSVRYWVKAKLQRPWAPTKRAKQDFTVIEPVDINTPALLAPQAGVKEKLARTWYRNRGQVSVSAKIDRKGYTPGEVIPIFAEIDNGTTCSVVPKAAIIQTQTFLARGTKKQKKSVVASIVGDSIPAHKREVWHGRALKIPPVGPSILQCRIIHVEYALKVCVDVPGTSKLLLELPLVIGTIPLHPFGSRTSSVSSQYSISLDWLQMGIPEQPEAPPDYSSVVTSEEEPTENLCPPCQDEAPSIFEGPFFAYIQEFRYRPPPLYSEVDPNPPSDNSIRPRCMTC; this comes from the exons ATGCTCTTCGACCGGGTGAAGCGGCTGGCGGTGGTGCTGGCGGAGGGTCCGGCGGAGGGTGCGGAGGGGTCGGCGGGGCCGGGCTGTGCGCCGGCCTTCGGGGCGGGGTCGCGGGTGTCGGGGCGGGTGGTGCTGGAGCTGTCGGGGGCGGcgcggctgggcgcgctggggcTGGAGGCGCGCGGCGTGGCGCGGGTCCACTGGACCGAGTCGCGCTCGGCCGGCTCCAGCACCGCCTACACCCAGAGCTACGGCGACCGCGTCGACTTCCTCAGCCACCGCCAGCCCCTCCTCGACCCCCACG ACGGCGGCCAGGTGACGGTGCTGCCGGCCGGACGGCACGAGTTCCCCTTCGCCTTCCAGCTGCCCGA GAGCCTGGCCACCTCCTTCGAGGGCAAGCACGGCAGCGTCCGCTACTGGGTGAAGGCCAAGCTGCAGCGGCCCTGGGCCCCCACCAAGCGCGCCAAGCAGGACTTCACCGTCATCGAGCCCGTGGACATCAACACCCCCGCCCTGCTG GCTCCTCAGGCCGGTGTCAAAGAGAAACTGGCTCGCACCTGGTATCGCAACCGGGGACAGGTGTCCGTCTCTGCTAAGATCGACCGGAAAGGCTACACACCAG GTGAGGTCATCCCCATCTTTGCTGAAATCGACAACGGCACCACTTGCTCGGTGGTCCCCAAAGCTGCCATCATCCAGACGCAGACGTTCCTGGCCCGGGGCACCAAGAAGCAGAAGAAGTCGGTGGTGGCCAGCATCGTGGGCGACTCCATCCCGGCCCACAAGAGGGAGGTGTGGCACGGGCGGGCCCTCAAGATCCCCCCCGTGGGGCCCTCCATCCTGCAGTGCCGCATCATCCACGTGGAGTACGCCCTCAAG GTCTGTGTCGATGTTCCTGGGACTTCCAAGCTGCTCCTGGAGCTTCCCCTGGTGATCGGGACGATCCCGCTGCATCCGTTCGGCAGCCGAACCTCCAGCGTCAGCAGCCAGTACAGCATCAGTCTGGATTGGCTCCAGATGGGCATTCCTGAACAGCCCGAGG ctCCGCCCGATTACTCCTCTGTGGTGACCAGTGAAGAAGAACCCACCGAGAACCTGTGCCCTCCTTGCCAGGATGAAGCCCCCAGCATCTTTGAAGGGCCCTTCTTTGCCTACATCCAAGAATTCCGCTACCGGCCTCCCCCCCTCTACTCAGAG GTGGACCCCAATCCCCCCTCAGACAACTCCATCCGCCCGCGCTGCATGACGTGCTGA